A stretch of DNA from Serinibacter arcticus:
GGTACCGCTCTTGAGGAGGACGAGGTCGGTCAGCGTCGCTCCGGGCCGCTCGCGCCGCAGCGTCTCGAAGACGATCCAGGTCAGCGCGTTCGCGTCGTTGTGGACGGCGACGCCCAGCGGGAGGTCGGGGAGTCGGTGCGCCAGCTCCGCGCGCAGCGGCACGCGTCCCCAGCCCAGGTCGATCGCCGCCACGACGGATCCGTCCGTGGGATCGACCGGCCCCGGGGCAGCGACCTGGAGGGAGACGGTGGTGACGTCGTCGCGCGCGAGCGTGCGGCTCGCGTCGCGGACGAGGTGCGCGACGGCGTCGCACAGGTCGGCCGGGCCCCGCTCGGCCGGGCCGATCGATCGGCCCGCGGTCAGGAGCCGGCGGCCGCCCAGATCCGTGGCCGCGAGGTCCAGCCCCCGTCCCCGACGACGACGGCGAGGGTCGCCACCCCGGTGCCGTCCACCTCCAGGCCCACCCCCGGCCGCCCGCGACCGCGCGGTCCGGCGTCGTCCCCCGCCGCCGCGGTGGGGCGGACGAGGCCGCGCTCGAGCAGGTGGGCCACGAGGGGGGTGAGGGCGCCGGGGGTGAGGCCGACGGCGGTCGCGAGCTCGGCCCGCGACGACCCGGGGGCGGCGTCGAGCGCCCGCAGCACCAGCTGCAGGTTGTGCCGACGCACGTCCTGCGTCTGTCGTCCCCGAGTCACGCCGGACATCCTGCCCCCTCCCGTCGCGGGACGTGGGGCCGACGGGCGCGATCCCGGCGGCCGGACGCCGTCGTCCCCACCGTTGTGCAATTTTATATGAGTCGCTAACTTATTGACTGACGGGCTGACGTCGGCTCGTCGATCCCCCTCCGTCCGAGCACCCCCTGCGCCCGGACGCCCCGATCGAGGCAGCGACGCCTCGAGGA
This window harbors:
- a CDS encoding MarR family transcriptional regulator is translated as MTRGRQTQDVRRHNLQLVLRALDAAPGSSRAELATAVGLTPGALTPLVAHLLERGLVRPTAAAGDDAGPRGRGRPGVGLEVDGTGVATLAVVVGDGGWTSRPRIWAAAGS